The Apodemus sylvaticus chromosome 5, mApoSyl1.1, whole genome shotgun sequence genome has a segment encoding these proteins:
- the Tti1 gene encoding TELO2-interacting protein 1 homolog, protein MAVFDTPEEAFGVLRPVCVQLTKTQTVENVEHLQTQLQAISDTALQELQQYILFPLRFALKTPGPKKERLVQSVVECLTFVLSSTCVREQELLQELFSELSVCLYSPSSQKPAALSEELKLAVIQGLSTLMHSAYRDIILTFYEPSILPRLGFAVSLLLGLAEQEKSKQIKIAALQCLQVLLLQCECQDHPRPLDDLEQQQLGDLLASFLPGISTALTRVITGDFKQGHSIVVSSLKVFYKTVSFIMADEQLTRIPKVRAKPAVEHKVAALMIHREADWVKSTGDKLAILIKKIIDCVSVHPHWKVRLELVEFVEVLLLKCTQSLVESTGPLLKVLVGLVNDESPEVQAQCNTVLRRLADRKVVVGSRALADILSESLHSLATSLPRLMNTQDDQGKFSTLSLLLGYLKLLGPKVHVILNSVAHVQRLSRALIQVLELEVADVKMVEERRWNSDNLSASAEASAARPWSRIQRRYFRCFTDERVFLLLRKICQLLGYYGDLYLLVDHFLELYRTSVVFRKQAAMIVNELVVGAAGLDVEDIHNKCTSTSLEELREIVKSILEEYTSQENWYLITCIEAEEEEGMVMKQQGLQAVTSGVHTCQVVSFPALSKSSPTICSMNSNIWQICIQLEGIGQFAHALGKDFRLLLMSALYPVLEKAGDQTLLISQVATSTMVDICHACGYNSVQHLINQNSDYLVNGISLNLRHLTLHPHTPKVLEVMLRNSDASLLPLVADVIQDVLATLDQFYDKRAASFVSVLHALLAALAHWFPDAGSTGQFQQRSLKEEGQQLAAAGEASATAQDIEQFVLSYLQEKDVAEGNVADLEAEEEEQSAPPKVDENDTLPDVEPPLPVHIQIAKDVMERCIHLLSDRNLKIRLKVLDVLGLCVEVLQTHKNQLLPLAHRAWPSLVHRLTSDDPLAVLRAFKVLQTLGSRCGDFLRSRFCKDVLPKLASSLITQAPISARAGPVYSHTLAFKLQLAVLQGLGPLCESLDLGEGDLNKVADACLIYLSTKQPMRLQEAARSVFLHLIKVDPDSTWLLLHELYCPVQQFTAPHPSLHPVQLQGATKPQNPYATNVCHLLLQLQ, encoded by the exons ATGGCGGTGTTTGACACTCCTGAGGAGGCTTTTGGCGTCTTACGTCCAGTCTGTGTTCAGCTCACAAAGACCCAGACAGTGGAGAATGTGGAGCATCTGCAGACACAGTTACAAGCCATAAGTGACACTGCCCTCCAGGAACTACAGCAGTACATTCTCTTCCCCTTGCGATTTGCCCTGAAGACCCCAGGGCCCAAAAAAGAGCGTTTAGTGCAGAGCGTGGTGGAATGCCTCACCTTTGTCCTGTCCTCAACATGTGTGAGAGAGCAGGAGCTTCTCCAGGAGCTCTTCTCGGAACTTTCCGTCTGTCTGTACTCTCCCAGCTCCCAGAAACCCGCAGCCTTGTCAGAGGAGTTGAAATTGGCTGTGATCCAGGGACTTAGCACCTTAATGCACTCAGCTTACAGGGACATCATTCTGACTTTTTATGAGCCCTCCATTCTGCCTCGTTTAGGATTTGCTGTGTCTTTACTGTTGGGCTTGGCAGAGCAGGAGAAGTCAAAACAGATTAAAATTGCTGCCTTACAGTGTCTACAGGTTCTCCTCCTTCAGTGTGAATGTCAGGACCATCCGAGGCCCTTGGATGACctggagcagcagcagctgggggATTTGTTGGCATCTTTCCTACCTGGAATCTCAACTGCACTGACCAGAGTCATCACAGGAGACTTTAAACAAGGTCACAGCATTGTTGTGTCTTCTCTCAAGGTCTTTTACAAGACTGTGAGCTTCATCATGGCTGATGAACAGCTCACAAGGATCCCAAAGGTCCGAGCAAAGCCTGCAGTTGAGCACAAAGTGGCAGCCCTGATGATTCACAGAGAAGCAGACTGGGTAAAAAGTACTGGTGACAAGTTGGCGATTCTTATTAAAAAGATAAttgactgtgtctctgttcaCCCACACTGGAAGGTGAGGCTGGAACTGGTAGAGTTTGTGGAGGTCCTGCTTTTGAAGTGTACTCAGTCCCTGGTTGAATCCACAGGTCCCCTCTTGAAGGTGTTAGTTGGCCTAGTGAATGATGAAAGTCCTGAAGTCCAGGCCCAGTGCAATACAGTGCTAAGGCGTCTTGCAGATCGGAAAGTAGTAGTGGGCAGCAGAGCCTTGGCTGACATCTTGTCAGAAAGCCTGCATTCACTGGCCACGTCTCTTCCCCGCCTGATGAACACACAGGATGATCAGGGAAAATTCTCTACCCTTTCTCTGTTACTTGGGTATCTGAAACTGTTGGGCCCCAAAGTACATGTGATTCTCAATTCTGTGGCCCATGTGCAGCGCCTTTCCAGGGCCCTCATCCAAGTACTGGAGCTAGAGGTGGCTGATGTCAAGATGGTGGAAGAGCGGCGCTGGAACTCTGACAACCTGAGTGCTTCTGCAGAGGCTTCAGCTGCTCGGCCATGGAGCAGAATCCAGAGGCGATACTTCCGATGCTTCACTGATGAAAGAGTCTTCCTGCTCCTCCGGAAAATCTGTCAGCTCCTGGGTTACTATGGGGACCTGTATCTACTTGTAGACCACTTTCTGGAACTGTACCGTACATCTGTAGTTTTCCGGAAGCAAGCTGCCATGATTGTGAATGAACTGGTGGTAGGGGCTGCTGGACTGGATGTAGAAGATATTCATAACAAATGTACAAGCACGAGCCTAGAGGAATTGAGAGAGATTGTGAAATCTATCCTAGAGGAATACACAAGCCAAGAAAACTGGTATCTGATTACCTGTattgaagctgaggaggaggaggggatggtGATGAAGCAGCAAGGCCTCCAGGCTGTCACATCTGGTGTCCACACCTGCCAAGTTGTATCTTTTCCAGCCCTGTCAAAGTCGAGTCCCACTATCTGCTCCATGAACAGTAACATCTGGCAGATATGCATTCAGTTGGAAGGCATCGGCCAGTTTGCTCATGCATTAGGAAAAGACTTTCGTTTGCTTTTGATGTCAGCTCTCTATCCAGTCCTGGAGAAGGCGGGAGACCAAACCTTGCTCATTAGTCAAGTGGCTACTAGCACCATGGTAGATATTTGCCACGCTTGTGGCTATAACTCTGTACAGCACCTCATCAATCAGAACTCAGACTATTTGGTGAATGGAATCTCCTTAAATCTGCGCCACCTCACTCTGCACCCTCATACCCCTAAAGTCCTAGAAGTCATGCTCCGGAACTCAGATGCTAGCCTACTTCCTTTGGTAGCAGATGTGATTCAAGATGTCTTGGCCACTCTGGACCAATTTTATGATAAGAGAGCTGCTTCCTTTGTCAGCGTTCTGCATGCTCTGCTGGCAGCATTAG CACATTGGTTCCCAGATGCGGGTTCCACTGGGCAATTCCAGCAGCGCAGTTTAAAAGAGGAGGGGCAGCAACTGGCAGCAGCTGGCGAGGCTAGCGCCACAGCTCAGGACATCGAGCAGTTTGTGCTGAGCTACCTCCAAGAGAAGGACGTGGCGGAAGGGAATGTTGCTGACCTTGAAGCTGAAGAAG aggagcagtcagccCCTCCCAAAGTGGATGAGAATGACACCCTTCCAGATGTGGAGCCACCACTGCCAGTGCACATCCAGATAGCCAAGGACGTGATGGAGCGCTGCATCCACTTGTTATCAGATAGAAATCTGAAAATCCGCCTGAAG GTCTTGGATGTGCTGGGTTTGTGTGTGGAGGTTCTACAGACCCATAAGAACCAGCTCCTTCCCCTGGCTCATCGGGCCTGGCCTTCACTCGTGCACCGACTCACAAGTGATGACCCCCTGGCAGTGCTCAGAGCATTCAAG GTTTTACAGACACTTGGAAGCAGATGTGGAGATTTTCTACGGAGCAGGTTCTGCAAAGATGTCCTGCCAAAATTGGCCAGCTCCTTAATCACCCAGGCCCCCATCAGTGCCAGGGCTGGACCAGTTTATTCTCACACACTGGCCTTCAAGCTACAGCTGGCTGTCTTGCAGGGCCTGGGCCCCCTCTGTGAAAGTCTGGACTTGG GTGAGGGTGACCTGAATAAAGTGGCTGATGCCTGCTTGATTTACCTCAGCACCAAACAGCCCATGAGATTACAAGAGGCCGCCCGGAG CGTCTTCCTCCACCTGATAAAAGTAGACCCAGACTCCACCTGGCTTCTCCTGCACGAACTGTACTGTCCTGTGCAGCAATTCACAGCCCCGCACCCCAGCCTTCACCCAGTACAGCTGCAGGGGGCCACTAAGCCACAGAACCCCTATGCCACCAATGTGTGCCACCTGCTTCTTCAACTGCAGTGA